From a single Brassica napus cultivar Da-Ae chromosome C9, Da-Ae, whole genome shotgun sequence genomic region:
- the LOC125592559 gene encoding uncharacterized protein LOC125592559, producing MSSFIPSDYKALDLSGDNYLDWAINTSAVLKSRGLGKCIKYGNDTLACERHRAIMIMRHHLCEDLRDEFGYVNDPHNLWSFLNSRFCEPLLHESKKKWEALRFQDYESVDNYHSDLMRITYSLRLCGELVTNEDLLNKTRDTFHSEEVLLSHQAKGFTTYYDMFSYLLDIEQKKQKRMDNIRRFNDIMEIYYEVLDSEMKIPEANKATFDKKRSEEDSEWTLMDHEVGLYIE from the coding sequence atgtcgagttTCATACCCTCAGATTACAAAGCCCttgatctctctggagataattatcttgATTGGGCTATAAACACTTCAGCCGTcttgaagtctagaggacttgGGAAGTGCATCAAGTATGGCAATGACACCCTTGCGTGTGAAAGACACAGAGCCATAATGATTATGCGACACCATCTCTGTGAGGACCTAAGAGACGAGTTTGGATATGTTAATGATCCTCATAATCTCTGGTCATTTTTGAATTCTAGATTCTGTGAGCCATTGTTGCacgaatccaagaaaaaatggGAAGCTCTAAGGTTCCAGGATTATGAATCCGTGGACAATTATCACTCTGATCTTATGAGAATCACCTATAGTCTTAGACTATGTGGTGAATTGGTAACAAACGAGGATTTGTTAAACAAAACTCGTGACACATTCCATTCAGAGGAAGTGTTGTTATCACATCAGGCCaaaggtttcaccacctatTATGACATGTTctcatatttattagacattgagCAAAAGAAGCAGAAAAGGATGGATAACATCAGACGGTTTAATGACATCATGGAGATATATTATGAAGTACTAGACAGTGAGATGAAAATCCCTGAAGCTAATAAAGCCACATTTGATAAGAAGAGATCTGAGGAGGATTCCGAGTGGACACTCATGGACCATGAGGTCGGattatacattgaataa